From Lolium perenne isolate Kyuss_39 chromosome 5, Kyuss_2.0, whole genome shotgun sequence, a single genomic window includes:
- the LOC127299139 gene encoding transcription initiation factor TFIID subunit 8-like — protein MSDRAGASDEYGRAMARAAVAQALEAAGFDCTHRSAVDALVDVLLRYITHLGRAAAFHANLAGRTHANECDVIQSLEEIGADFDGFAGAGTASSAAHCLAGSAVVRDLAAFVDARDELPFARPLPRFPVPCAPNPAPSFAAAGRDTAGLRHVPDWLPAFPDPHTYVRTEVWTEQAARDRVDLVEQVRQRRKAEKSLLSLQQRLALAGADGFRPAISNTTTTPKGKEIQLAGTKRNPFLEPALPPGDNNVPELDMPPERKKLSILEAFAPAIQGADDAMEIDSGTGWDQGQNRKSIVPKERAPVRLKIGIDRKPLAAALNSQSVDLREDPSFLKEEIKDDRKRRAGMILRASMENPQELPQL, from the coding sequence ATGAGCGACCGCGCGGGCGCCAGCGACGAGTACGGGCGGGCGATGGCGCGCGCGGCGGTGGCGCAGGCGCTAGAAGCCGCAGGGTTCGACTGCACGCACCGCTCGGCCGTGGACGCGCTCGTCGACGTGCTCCTCCGCTACATcacgcacctgggccgcgccgccgcgTTCCACGCGAACCTGGCGGGCCGCACGCACGCCAACGAGTGCGACGTCATCCAGTCGCTCGAGGAGATCGGGGCCGACTTCGACGGCTTCGCGGGGGCCGGCACCGCCTCCTCCGCAGCCCACTGCCTGGCCGGCTCCGCCGTCGTGCGGGACCTCGCGGCCTTCGTCGACGCCAGGGACGAGCTGCCCTTCGCGCGCCCGCTGCCCCGCTTCCCCGTGCCCTGCGCGCCCAACCCGGCCCCCAGCTTCGCGGCCGCCGGCCGGGACACCGCCGGGTTGCGGCACGTGCCCGACTGGCTCCCCGCGTTCCCCGACCCGCACACCTACGTCCGCACCGAGGTCTGGACCGAGCAGGCCGCCCGGGACCGGGTGGACCTGGTCGAGCAGGTCCGGCAGCGCCGCAAGGCCGAGAAGTCCCTGCTCAGCTTGCAGCAGCGCCTCGCCCTCGCCGGCGCCGACGGGTTCCGCCCAGCAAtctccaacaccaccaccacaccaAAAGGAAAAGAGATACAACTCGCGGGCACCAAGCGAAACCCGTTCCTCGAGCCCGCGTTGCCGCCCGGGGACAACAATGTTCCAGAGCTCGACATGCCGCCGGAGCGAAAGAAGCTGTCCATCCTCGAGGCGTTCGCGCCGGCGATTCAGGGAGCGGATGATGCCATGGAGATCGATTCTGGGACGGGCTGGGACCAGGGTCAGAACCGGAAGAGCATTGTGCCGAAGGAGAGGGCACCGGTGCGCCTCAAGATTGGGATAGACAGGAAGCCGCTGGCCGCAGCCCTGAATTCGCAGTCGGTGGATTTGAGGGAGGATCCCTCGTTTTTGAAGGAGGAAATAAAGGATGACCGCAAGCGGAGGGCTGGGATGATACTGAGGGCGTCGATGGAAAACCCGCAGGAGCTTCCCCAGCTTTAG
- the LOC127304620 gene encoding calcineurin B-like protein 9, with protein MDTADDIGLATLHPHLDASSMAAAFPNPKSGRGGSSAGGMVAPGRSVHELSSWCMSLLFYTFFSLGRLSVEEFQLALFRNSNRKNLFADRIFDLFDRKRNGVIELEEFVRSLHIFHPDTPTAEKIAFAFRLYDLRGTGSIEREELKEMVLAILNESDLPLMIKLWKSCSFPRKSQGGSSPDPCQCNIGQELWPKVVILLDIFAWVLSWAIYPLCSVKIQLFFLGTSRR; from the exons ATGGATACGGCGGACGACATCGGCCTCGCCACCCTCCACCCGCACCTCGACgcctcctccatggccgccgcgttCCCCAACCCCAAGAGCGGCCGCGGTGGCAGCAGCGCGGGAGGCATGGTCGCGCCGGGAAGAAGCGTGCACGAGCTGAGCTCGTGGTGCATGAGCCTGCTCTTCTACACATTTTTTTCATTGGGGAG GTTATCAGTG GAGGAGTTCCAACTTGCTCTCTTCAGGAATAGCAACCGAAAGAACCTTTTCGCCGATCGG ATATTTGATCTGTTTGACCGGAAGCGCAATGGTGTGATTGAATTAGAGGAGTTCGTTCGGTCTCTCCACATTTTTCACCCGGATACACCTACAGCCGAGAAGATTGCAT TTGCATTCAGACTATATGACCTGCGAGGCACCGGCAGCATTGAACGTGAAG AGTTGAAGGAAATGGTGCTTGCAATCCTGAACGAATCGGACCTGCCACTTATGATCAAACTGTGGAAATCATGTTCGTTCCCCAGAAAGTCCCAAGGAGGCTCTTCACCTGACCCATGTCAGTGCAATATTGGACAAGAGTTATGGCCTAAG GTGGTCATCTTGCTGGACATATTTGCTTGGGTGCTATCGTGGGCGATATATCCACTTTGTTCGGTTAAGATTCAACTATTCTTT CTCGGGACAAGCAGGAGATGA
- the LOC127299138 gene encoding uncharacterized protein, which produces MCGIALVLSGDQLVVAPSTAAAAATSGTRFPDEGEGVSVGELEEALRRRGPDSLGRHRLHLCADGTILGGKDGAGSDRGAGVGGGVGATELCFIGATLQLRGAEPVSQPLVAQSGNVLVYNGEIYGGIDIAKDQNDTQSLLSSLESCCSCDLHAVDSDEAYPCCESVGKSVPQVLSTIKGPWALIYWKADSKTLWFGRDAFGRRSLLVHWPTPDDSRFILSSVSPPSLSGNNSATEVTGLESGADPDISGCTKVSYWEELPCGIYNIHLKRLENTATCMKEGRVVEVRKHDWTDSSLHTLIRWERKSIVPTPSVPSSSSVDEDNQQLSPSFRNLRKVEDSTSIGLEKGDLPNCITQSVHRVLIALRESVMLRTNMNRLYEGDLNKLKDEELAPIAILFSGGLDSMILAALLDQCLDSKWTIDLLNVSFDGQLAPDRVSSLAGLKELQRISPLRRWRLVEIDTDLANLKGESEHVMSLIHPSNTYMDLNIGIALWLAAGGDGWVIGQDGHRYKYKSISRVLLVGSGADEQCAGYGRHRTKYRVGGWVSLDAEMRLDVQRIWKRNMGRDDRCISDHGKEARFPFLDENVIKTLLEIPLWEIANLDEPAGKGDKKILREVAKLLGLQAASFLPKRAIQFGSRIARESNRKNFGSNRAANQASAGSVEVHKRNH; this is translated from the exons ATGTGCGGCATAGCCCTCGTCCTCTCCGGCGACCAGCTAGTCGTCGccccctccaccgccgccgccgccgccacatccGGAACACGGTTCCCCGACGAG GGGGAGGGCGTGTCGGTGGGCGAGCTCGAGGAGGCCCTGCGGCGGCGAGGCCCGGATAGCCTTGGACGCCACAGGCTCCACCTTTGCGCGGACGGCACGATCCTTGGTGGTAAGG ATGGGGCAGGTTCTGACCGTGGAGCCGGGGTTGGTGGCGGTGTGGGTGCCACAGAGTTGTGCTTCATTGGCGCCACGCTGCAGCTGAGGGGAGCTGAGCCGGTTTCGCAGCCGCTTGTGGCTCAATCAGGAAATGTTCTAGTGTATAATG GTGAGATATATGGAGGAATTGACATTGCCAAAGATCAGAATGACACTCAATCACTTCTGTCTTCACTGGAATCTTGCTGCTCATGTGACCTCCATGCTGTTGATAGCGATGAAGCATACCCTTGCTGTGAGAGTGTAGGGAAATCAGTTCCACAGGTCCTCTCAACCATCAAAGGACCATGGGCTTTGATATACTGGAAGGCAG ACTCAAAAACATTGTGGTTTGGCCGGGATGCATTTGGGAGAAGGAGCCTCTTGGTACATTGGCCCACTCCTGATGATTCACGTTTTATATTATCATCAGTTTCACCCCCTTCATTATCAGGGAATAACTCTG CAACGGAAGTAACTGGATTGGAGTCAGGGGCAGACCCTGATATTTCTGGCTGTACCAAAGTTAGCTACTGGGAAGAGCTTCCTTGTGGGATATATAACATTCACCTGAAAAGGCTTGAGAATACTGCCACATGTATGAAGGAAGGACGTGTTGTTGAAGTTAGAAAACATGACTGGACGGATTCTTCTTTGCACACATTAATACGATGGGAGAGAAAATCAATAGTTCCTACTCCCTCTGTCCCGAGCAGCAGTTCTGTTGATGAAGATAACCAGCAACTGTCCCCAAGTTTCAGAAACTTGAGAAAAGTTGAAGATAGTACAAGTATTGGGCTTGAGAAAGGAGACCTCCCAAACTGCATAACACAGTCAG TGCATAGAGTATTGATTGCACTAAGGGAATCTGTAATGCTGCGAACTAACATGAACAGATTGTATGAG GGTGATCTAAATAAACTCAAGGATGAGGAGTTGGCTCCGATAGCAATCCTTTTCTCTGGTGGCTTGGACTCCATGATACTTGCAGCATTACTAGACCAGTGCCTTGATTCTAAAT GGACAATCGATTTGCTGAATGTCAGTTTTGATGGTCAGCTTGCTCCAGATAGGGTTTCTTCACTGGCAGGACTGAAGGAGCTACAAAGAATCTCCcctctgcgaag ATGGCGGCTTGTTGAGATTGACACTGATTTGGCCAATTTGAAAGGGGAAAGTGAACACGTGATGTCACTAATACACCCTTCAAATACATATATG GATTTGAACATTGGTATAGCCCTATGGTTAGCTGCTGGCGGGGATGGTTGGGTGATTGGGCAAGATGGCCATCGCTACAAGTACAAGTCAATATCTAGAGTTCTTTTAgtcggttctggagctgatgagcAGTGTGCTGGTTATGGTAGACATCGTACTAAATATAGAGTTGGAGG ATGGGTTTCACTGGATGCGGAAATGAGACTAGATGTGCAAAGAATCTGGAAAAGAAATATGGGAAGAGATGATAGGTGCATTTCTGACCATGGCAAAGAG GCTCGTTTTCCATTCCTTGATGAGAATGTGATAAAAACTTTGCTGGAAATTCCACTATGGGAGATCGCTAATCTTGATGAACCTGCGGGGAAGGGTGATAAGAAGATTCTGAGAGAG GTTGCAAAGCTGCTGGGCCTACAAGCAGCCTCATTTCTGCCAAAGCGAGCAATCCAG TTTGGTTCGAGAATAGCAAGGGAATCGAACCGcaagaacttcggcagcaaccggGCCGCGAACCAGGCGTCTGCAGGAAGTGTGGAGGTTCACAAGCGTAACCACTGA
- the LOC139831001 gene encoding uncharacterized protein, giving the protein MSSSQTTATTTAASETPPASSAAAQLPPPSTGVAAPLADVAGAAPLLSQQELSTAIRDLATAVQGIRLYLIGTQGMTPPPLPPALNAYSAAPAFPPVQGVPAPPPTSPPPPPWSSWQPAPSAGPASLPQGVPIQRVSFPSSPSRLPAWVTATEPPPVYSSASAPPPVYTTAGDPPRPSFPEPAYSRLAEPSAGRAEYQGAAGPTPPRYAKLDFATYDGVEDPLNWLNQCEQFFRGQRTLASDRTWLASYHLRGAAQTWYYSLEQDEGGMPPWDRFRELCLLRFGPPIRGSRLAELGRLAFTTTVQDFADRFQTLACHAPGVTGQQRAELFIGGLPDHIRVDVEMRDPQDLQSAMYYARAFEQRARSMQQAFPASDVRPADRPPPTPPGQALTAVTHAGSSDPAATRPFRRLTTAEQLERRRKGLCFNCDELYVPGHVVHACSTWRP; this is encoded by the coding sequence ATGTCTTCGAGCcagaccaccgccaccaccaccgccgcctccgagacgccgccggcctcctccgccgccgcgcaaTTGCCGCCGCCCTCCACGGGCGTCGCGGCGCCCCTGGCCGATGTCGCCGGCGCCGCCCCCCTCCTCTCGCAGCAAGAGCTCTCGACGGCCATCCGCGACCTCGCCACCGCCGTCCAAGGCATCCGCCTGTACCTGATCGGCACTCAGGGGATGaccccgccgccgctgccgccggccctcAACGCCTACTCGGCCGCGCCGGCGTTTCCGCCCGTCCAGGGCGTGCCCGCCCCGCCCCCGACCTCGCCGCCCCCACCGCCGTGGTCGTCGTGGCAGCCGGCCCCCAGCGCCGGGCCCGCCTCGCTGCCCCAGGGCGTCCCCATCCAGCGGGTGTCGTTCCCGTCGTCGCCCTCGCGGCTCCCGGCGTGGGTGACCGCGACGGAGCCCCCGCCCGTCTACTCGTCCGCATCGGCGCCTCCTCCCGTCTACACGACCGCCGGGGACCCTCCGAGGCCCTCCTTTCCGGAGCCGGCATACTCGCGCTTGGCGGAGCCTTCCGCTGGACGCGCGGAGTACCAGGGCGCTGCCGGCCCAACCCCCCCACGCTACGCCAAGCTCGACTTCGCCACGTACGACGGCGTCGAGGACCCCCTCAACTGGCTCAACCAATGCGAGCAGTTCTTCCGAGGGCAGCGCACCCTCGCCTCGGACCGGACTTGGCTCGCCTCGTACCACCTCCGCGGCGCCGCCCAGACATGGTATTACTCCCTCGAGCAGGACGAGGGCGGCATGCCCCCATGGGACCGCTTCCGCGAGCTCTGCCTTCTACGCTTCGGTCCCCCGATTCGCGGCAGTCGCTTGGCGGAACTCGGGCGTTTGGCCTTCACCACCACGGTGCAGGACTTCGCCGACCGCTTCCAGACCCTCGCATGCCATGCGCCCGGGGTGACGGGGCAGCAGCGCGCCGAGCTCTTCATTGGCGGACTGCCGGACCACATTCGCGTCGACGTGGAGATGCGGGATCCCCAGGACCTGCAGTCGGCCATGTACTACGCTCGCGCCTTCGAGCAGCGCGCGCGGTCCATGCAGCAGGCCTTCCCGGCCAGCGACGTTCGGCCAGCCGACCGCCCTCCCCCGACACCACCAGGCCAGGCGCTCACGGCCGTGACTCATGCGGGGTCCTCCGATCCAGCTGCGACGCGGCCTTTCCGTCGGCTGACCACGGCCGAACAGCTCGAGCGCCGTCGTAAAGGGTTATGCTTCAACTGCGACGAGCTCTATGTACCGGGCCACGTTGTCCACGCCTGTTCTACTTGGAGACCGTAG